A single Campylobacter hyointestinalis subsp. hyointestinalis DNA region contains:
- the purS gene encoding phosphoribosylformylglycinamidine synthase subunit PurS: protein MKVTVNVFLKNGVLDPAGKAVEHALGSLGFDGINEVRIGKQIVLNLKDDINDADIKTMCEELLANTVIEDYEIIKG from the coding sequence ATGAAAGTTACCGTAAACGTCTTTTTAAAAAATGGAGTTTTAGATCCTGCTGGAAAAGCTGTAGAGCATGCTCTTGGTTCGCTCGGTTTTGATGGCATAAATGAAGTAAGAATCGGAAAACAAATCGTCCTAAATTTAAAAGACGACATCAACGATGCGGATATCAAAACAATGTGCGAAGAACTATTAGCTAATACGGTCATAGAAGATTACGAAATCATCAAAGGCTAA
- a CDS encoding TonB-dependent receptor plug domain-containing protein: MNKATLAFVFASSYAFCDSAQLGAVNIIGSSEQSIASNGEFLGSTRYDKDAIDASLSKDGTISDIIKKNPNARVSRGERTSKNGGEIAPQNISINGAEVYQNNFTLDGININNDINPLGGILSTGSAANITPFLSNPSLGLSVNTDLLENIEVIDSFVSAKYGGFQGGVINAKTRDPKREFGGKIYFGYTSDNLTKVHIDDTEQESYDYATNSSYQPEFKKYKSGVTLEGYVSENFGLMFDYNRLYSTILQRKYSADYDIDVSKKDEKRNMYRMNENYLLKGVYTNDRLQLTPSILYAPYSATYYSIGGENAKAEVKGGGVNLNLGVDYEFNSALFKQNFGLNTTSMDRQTNSDKMLVWWKSKTMQGYTSSKTNTVIDGVGGDIEQNQKKFLYNPSIDFEDVDIFGISNRFSLGAELEKINAKYDITKPYVRAVSAVELKNGKTCVAGDIFCLEGDVVAKGKENWKAQYFKTHYKYDGKIEFDYNQASFWLEDRIKISNLTLKPGVRLDKNDYMGDLNIAPRFVANLDVFDDNNTNIFGGFNRYYGRNILAYKLREGMASLMKTYTRKDEKSQWILKNTAPSAFKFNSLNVPYDDEIGIGATQKIGNLELGAKYLRREGKDLIRASSAKKMGYNLGNNTTLKEDYSVYTNEGKSLSHIYTLSLNTISDIVVAGISNAFGLSFNYIDSKRNFNTYEDVFDEYQTTATKVIFNGNLINQSELPNNTNKTPWNINANLVTKLPYKLSLSNFLNIQGGFDGIIKDAKQTIGGTTYSAYKSKKISPAFSWDIRLSYEKNLVKNSAFFANLDISNLLNRKNIGTIDSTEVMSYDTGRQIWLEVGYKW; the protein is encoded by the coding sequence ATGAATAAAGCAACTTTAGCTTTTGTTTTTGCTTCGAGTTACGCTTTTTGCGATAGTGCTCAGCTTGGAGCTGTAAATATAATAGGCAGTAGTGAGCAATCTATAGCTAGTAACGGTGAGTTTTTAGGCTCTACAAGATACGATAAAGACGCGATCGATGCTTCTTTATCAAAAGATGGTACGATAAGTGATATCATAAAGAAAAATCCAAATGCAAGAGTGAGTCGTGGCGAGAGAACTAGTAAAAACGGTGGCGAGATCGCACCGCAAAATATATCTATAAACGGAGCTGAAGTTTATCAAAACAATTTCACGCTTGATGGTATAAATATCAACAATGACATAAATCCTTTGGGTGGAATTTTAAGCACTGGAAGTGCGGCAAATATAACTCCATTTTTAAGCAATCCTTCTTTAGGGCTTAGCGTAAATACAGATCTACTTGAAAATATAGAAGTTATAGATAGTTTTGTTTCTGCAAAATACGGCGGCTTTCAAGGCGGCGTGATAAACGCTAAGACAAGGGATCCAAAGCGTGAGTTTGGTGGAAAAATCTATTTTGGCTATACAAGCGATAATCTTACAAAAGTCCATATAGATGATACGGAACAAGAGTCTTATGACTACGCTACTAATAGCTCATATCAGCCTGAATTTAAAAAATACAAAAGCGGAGTTACTTTAGAGGGATATGTTAGTGAAAATTTTGGATTAATGTTTGATTATAATAGACTTTATTCTACTATTTTGCAAAGAAAATATAGTGCAGATTACGATATAGACGTAAGTAAAAAAGACGAAAAAAGAAATATGTATAGGATGAACGAAAATTATTTATTAAAAGGCGTTTATACAAATGATCGCTTACAACTCACGCCTAGCATACTTTATGCTCCATACAGTGCGACTTACTACAGCATAGGAGGCGAAAATGCTAAAGCTGAGGTTAAAGGCGGTGGAGTAAATTTAAACTTAGGCGTGGATTATGAGTTTAACAGTGCTTTATTTAAGCAAAATTTCGGACTAAACACTACTTCTATGGATAGACAAACAAATAGTGATAAAATGCTTGTTTGGTGGAAGTCTAAAACTATGCAAGGCTACACGTCAAGCAAGACTAATACGGTTATAGATGGAGTGGGTGGAGATATAGAACAAAACCAAAAAAAGTTTTTATATAACCCTTCTATAGATTTTGAAGATGTAGATATCTTTGGAATTTCAAATCGCTTTTCTTTAGGTGCTGAGCTAGAAAAAATAAATGCGAAATACGACATCACGAAGCCTTATGTAAGAGCAGTCAGTGCTGTGGAATTAAAAAATGGGAAAACTTGCGTAGCAGGCGATATCTTTTGTCTGGAAGGAGACGTTGTCGCAAAAGGTAAAGAAAACTGGAAAGCCCAGTATTTTAAAACACATTATAAATATGATGGAAAGATAGAGTTTGATTACAATCAAGCTTCATTTTGGCTCGAAGATAGGATAAAAATATCAAATTTAACTTTAAAACCCGGAGTTAGACTAGATAAGAATGATTATATGGGGGATCTAAATATCGCGCCTAGATTTGTGGCAAATTTAGATGTTTTTGATGACAATAATACAAATATATTTGGCGGATTTAATAGATATTATGGAAGGAACATTTTAGCTTATAAGCTAAGAGAAGGAATGGCTAGTCTAATGAAAACTTATACTAGAAAAGATGAAAAAAGCCAGTGGATACTAAAAAACACAGCGCCGAGCGCTTTTAAATTCAACTCTCTAAATGTACCTTATGATGATGAAATCGGTATAGGAGCTACACAAAAGATAGGAAATTTAGAGCTTGGAGCTAAGTATCTAAGGCGTGAGGGAAAGGATCTAATAAGAGCTTCAAGCGCAAAGAAAATGGGCTACAATCTTGGAAATAATACTACTTTGAAAGAGGATTATTCTGTCTATACAAACGAGGGAAAAAGTCTATCTCATATCTATACTTTGAGCTTAAATACTATCAGCGATATTGTTGTAGCAGGAATTTCAAATGCATTTGGTCTTAGCTTTAACTATATAGATTCTAAAAGAAATTTTAATACTTATGAAGATGTATTTGATGAGTATCAAACTACTGCGACAAAAGTTATCTTTAATGGAAATTTGATAAATCAAAGTGAGTTGCCAAACAATACAAATAAAACCCCTTGGAATATCAATGCAAATTTAGTTACAAAGCTTCCGTATAAACTATCTTTAAGTAACTTTTTAAACATTCAAGGTGGATTTGATGGGATCATAAAAGACGCTAAACAAACCATAGGCGGGACGACTTATAGCGCTTATAAAAGTAAAAAAATCAGTCCTGCTTTTAGCTGGGATATAAGGCTTTCGTATGAAAAGAATTTAGTAAAAAACAGTGCGTTTTTTGCGAATTTAGATATCTCAAATTTATTAAATAGAAAAAATATAGGAACTATCGATAGTACTGAAGTTATGAGCTATGATACAGGAAGACAAATTTGGTTGGAGGTAGGATATAAATGGTAA
- a CDS encoding RICIN domain-containing protein has product MPLAIINPRGSSLTVWALAEGNWVWGYTLDRSIDFGGARLWQVINLGGDIALIKNVRTGNCLHDEGRGVTHRTCNKNSKNQQWELFAMDNGAVMIRSTASNNCLRTEYGDIVQIDSVFSITMERCTLEPNLDQQWIFIPAPIEASPLLGDK; this is encoded by the coding sequence ATGCCATTAGCTATTATAAATCCAAGAGGCTCATCTTTAACTGTTTGGGCATTAGCTGAGGGTAACTGGGTATGGGGATATACTCTAGATAGATCAATAGATTTTGGTGGAGCTAGGCTATGGCAGGTAATAAATTTAGGCGGAGATATAGCTCTTATTAAAAATGTCCGCACAGGTAACTGCTTGCATGATGAAGGGCGTGGTGTAACTCATAGAACTTGCAATAAAAATAGTAAAAACCAACAATGGGAACTTTTTGCTATGGATAATGGTGCAGTTATGATTAGATCTACTGCATCAAACAATTGCTTAAGAACAGAGTATGGAGATATAGTCCAGATTGATAGTGTATTTAGCATTACGATGGAGCGATGCACGCTAGAGCCAAATTTAGATCAGCAGTGGATATTTATACCAGCACCAATTGAAGCCTCACCGCTTTTAGGAGATAAATAG
- the crcB gene encoding fluoride efflux transporter CrcB, with amino-acid sequence MGYGGFLGAVFRDCINGLVSKIFQNPTLPLGTLSVNLIGGFFIGFILSIASTYSINQNLKSFLITGFLGGLTTFSTFTYENMLLINSNNYFMAFANIGLNVALCLVFCYIGLFAAKLLIV; translated from the coding sequence ATAGGGTATGGCGGATTTTTAGGAGCTGTGTTTAGGGATTGCATAAATGGTTTAGTATCAAAAATCTTTCAAAACCCTACTCTTCCCTTAGGGACATTAAGCGTAAATTTAATAGGTGGATTTTTCATCGGTTTTATACTGAGCATTGCTAGCACTTATTCCATAAATCAAAATTTAAAATCATTTTTGATAACAGGATTCTTAGGTGGGCTTACGACTTTCTCAACTTTTACATACGAAAATATGCTGCTTATCAACTCAAATAATTATTTTATGGCTTTTGCAAATATAGGCTTAAATGTGGCTCTTTGTTTGGTGTTTTGTTATATAGGTCTATTTGCTGCAAAATTATTGATAGTGTAA
- the purC gene encoding phosphoribosylaminoimidazolesuccinocarboxamide synthase, translating into MQKSEMIYEGKGKKMWSVVGHDDLLIAEFKDDLTAFNAEKKGSESGKGALNNKISTALFKLLTSKGIQTALVETISDTEQVVKKCKIIPLEVVVRNIATGSLSKRLAIKEGTVLPFTLVEFYYKDDALGDPLVNDEHCLIMDLVKSENDLDRLKHLGREINSILLPFFKEKGLKLVDFKIEFGVDKDGNILLADEISPDSCRFWDAVTNEKMDKDRFRQDLGSVKVAYEEVLRRILA; encoded by the coding sequence ATGCAAAAGTCAGAGATGATTTACGAGGGTAAAGGTAAAAAAATGTGGTCAGTCGTAGGACATGATGACTTGTTGATAGCTGAATTTAAAGATGATCTAACTGCATTTAACGCAGAAAAAAAAGGTAGCGAAAGCGGAAAAGGCGCACTAAACAACAAAATATCAACTGCACTTTTTAAACTATTAACAAGCAAAGGCATACAAACCGCACTTGTTGAAACTATCAGCGACACAGAACAAGTCGTAAAAAAATGCAAAATCATACCTCTTGAAGTTGTAGTAAGAAACATAGCGACTGGTAGTCTTAGTAAAAGACTTGCGATAAAAGAAGGAACTGTTTTGCCATTTACTTTAGTAGAGTTTTATTATAAAGATGATGCTTTAGGCGATCCTTTAGTAAATGACGAACATTGTCTTATCATGGATCTTGTAAAAAGCGAAAATGATCTTGACAGATTAAAACATTTAGGAAGAGAGATAAACTCTATACTGCTTCCATTTTTCAAAGAAAAAGGTTTAAAATTAGTCGATTTCAAGATCGAATTTGGTGTGGATAAAGACGGAAATATCTTACTTGCAGATGAAATAAGCCCTGATAGTTGTCGTTTTTGGGACGCTGTAACAAATGAAAAAATGGATAAAGATAGATTTAGACAAGATCTAGGAAGCGTAAAAGTCGCGTATGAAGAAGTTCTTCGCCGCATACTTGCCTAA
- the purQ gene encoding phosphoribosylformylglycinamidine synthase subunit PurQ, translating to MKVAIVNFPGTNCERDTKYAFDKLGCQTQIIWHKDTTINADLIVLPGGFSYGDYLRTAAISKFSPAMSAVVAHAKKGGLVLGICNGFQMLLETGLLEGAMRRNENMSFISKFHHLKVISNNNKFLSNFANNDVINIPIAHGEGNYYTDENTLKRLYDNEQIILKYCDENGNLLSVNGSIDNIAGICNKEKNIFGLMPHPERAIEEILGGTDGMKMLKGLVC from the coding sequence ATGAAAGTAGCTATCGTAAATTTTCCAGGAACGAACTGCGAAAGAGATACAAAATACGCATTTGATAAACTAGGTTGCCAAACACAAATAATATGGCATAAAGATACGACTATTAATGCGGATCTTATCGTTTTACCGGGCGGTTTTAGTTATGGAGATTATCTAAGAACCGCAGCTATATCTAAATTTAGTCCTGCGATGAGTGCTGTCGTAGCTCACGCTAAAAAAGGCGGACTAGTTTTAGGTATATGCAACGGTTTTCAAATGCTTTTGGAGACTGGACTTTTAGAAGGCGCGATGAGAAGAAATGAAAATATGAGCTTTATAAGCAAATTTCATCACCTAAAAGTTATCTCAAATAACAATAAATTTCTATCGAATTTTGCTAATAACGATGTGATAAATATCCCAATAGCACATGGAGAGGGAAATTATTATACTGATGAAAATACCTTAAAAAGACTATACGACAACGAACAAATTATTTTAAAATACTGCGATGAGAACGGAAATTTACTAAGCGTAAATGGATCGATAGACAATATAGCAGGAATTTGTAACAAAGAAAAAAATATCTTTGGACTTATGCCTCATCCAGAACGTGCCATAGAAGAAATCCTAGGAGGAACTGACGGGATGAAAATGCTAAAAGGTCTAGTTTGCTAA
- a CDS encoding cytolethal distending toxin subunit B family protein: MKRLVILVALLSASLLFSAIDDFKTATWNMQGSSASSEAKWSVSIRQMFSGDNGLDILAVQEAGSLPRTARATGRVFDFNGTDVNVTEHIWNLGTNLRPSFVFIYYARTDLGANRVNLALVSRNPADEVFLLPPPTTVSRPILGIRLRNDAFFSIHALANGGIDASAIVHSVDNFFRNSQTLMNSNWIVMGDFNREPGELLSSFELELRLRARIITNSAITQVSARRTLDYAVVGNSNRSVVPAPLPPITASTFFSGFRSHLASDHFPITFGRF, encoded by the coding sequence ATGAAAAGATTAGTTATCCTAGTAGCGCTACTTAGTGCTAGTTTACTATTTAGTGCTATTGATGATTTTAAAACAGCTACTTGGAATATGCAAGGATCAAGCGCAAGTAGTGAAGCTAAGTGGAGTGTTAGCATAAGACAGATGTTCTCAGGCGATAATGGTCTAGACATACTAGCAGTTCAAGAAGCAGGAAGCTTGCCAAGAACTGCAAGAGCTACAGGTAGGGTATTTGACTTTAATGGCACAGATGTAAATGTAACTGAGCATATATGGAATTTAGGAACAAACCTTCGCCCAAGCTTTGTATTTATATACTATGCTAGAACCGACCTTGGAGCCAATAGGGTAAATTTAGCTTTAGTTAGTAGAAATCCAGCTGATGAAGTATTCTTATTGCCACCTCCTACGACTGTTTCAAGACCAATTCTAGGTATTAGATTAAGAAATGACGCTTTCTTTAGCATACATGCTCTTGCAAATGGTGGAATTGATGCATCGGCTATAGTTCATAGTGTAGATAACTTCTTTAGAAACTCACAAACACTAATGAACTCAAACTGGATAGTAATGGGTGATTTCAATAGAGAACCAGGAGAGCTACTTAGCTCATTTGAGCTAGAGCTAAGACTTCGTGCTAGAATAATTACAAATAGTGCCATTACTCAAGTTAGTGCTAGAAGGACGTTAGATTACGCGGTAGTAGGAAACTCTAATAGATCTGTAGTTCCAGCTCCACTGCCACCTATTACAGCTAGCACATTCTTTAGCGGATTTAGATCACACTTAGCAAGTGATCACTTTCCTATAACATTTGGGAGATTTTAA
- a CDS encoding lysophospholipid acyltransferase family protein — MKIWNKIKTVLIAIELVISIAIVVILMWMFNKHHREIRRKWAKAQRFFMDYKMQIIGTPNKDANLVIINHQSMLDIIVLEDIHPANLSWIAKKEIGDIPILGKILTIPKMIPIDRNNPRSITTLIKDVKDRTQNGRVVAMFPEGTRGKGDKLLKFHSGAKIIVSKLNLKVQPIVIVNSRKILDTKNFSFNKGEVKVIYMDLVDTSNEDWVEITRAKMQKILDENI, encoded by the coding sequence ATGAAGATATGGAATAAAATAAAAACTGTCTTAATCGCGATAGAGCTAGTAATAAGCATAGCTATAGTAGTCATTTTAATGTGGATGTTCAACAAACATCACAGAGAGATCAGGAGAAAATGGGCTAAAGCACAAAGATTTTTTATGGATTATAAAATGCAGATCATAGGAACCCCGAATAAAGATGCAAATTTAGTCATCATAAACCATCAAAGTATGTTAGATATCATTGTTTTAGAAGATATACATCCTGCAAATTTATCATGGATAGCCAAAAAAGAGATCGGCGATATACCTATACTGGGCAAGATTTTAACCATACCAAAAATGATCCCTATCGATAGAAATAATCCAAGATCTATCACGACACTTATAAAAGACGTAAAAGATCGCACCCAAAACGGCCGCGTGGTAGCAATGTTTCCAGAAGGTACTAGAGGTAAAGGCGATAAACTTTTAAAATTCCATAGCGGCGCTAAGATTATCGTTTCCAAACTAAATTTAAAAGTTCAACCGATAGTTATAGTAAATTCAAGAAAAATACTAGATACAAAAAATTTCTCTTTTAACAAAGGTGAAGTAAAAGTTATCTATATGGACTTAGTAGATACCTCAAATGAAGACTGGGTAGAGATAACAAGAGCTAAAATGCAAAAAATACTGGACGAAAATATATGA
- a CDS encoding ABC transporter ATP-binding protein produces MVKNVIECKNLTQFYGKKKIYENLSFSVEEGEVTALLGKNGVGKSTTINILMGNLRPLSGECLIFGHHSHALPVSVRSKIGLLYEGYVTYDYLMIKDLLELYSCQYKSRFKREIFFELFNKLGVSIKQKISTLSLGQKSQVVLGLILASSPKLLILDDYSLGLDTGYRRLFCEFLHDFARSGQRSVLMTTHNVNDLENLLDKVVILRKDKEPFVGSFDKFRQGLRGFSLDKSRDLSNIKGIESKTELNGEVQIYGFLDEVFSDAKELSLSFEDAFLGYVGRY; encoded by the coding sequence ATGGTAAAAAATGTTATTGAATGTAAGAATTTGACGCAATTTTATGGCAAAAAGAAAATTTATGAAAATCTAAGTTTTAGCGTAGAAGAGGGTGAAGTCACCGCACTTTTAGGCAAAAACGGAGTTGGTAAAAGTACTACTATAAATATTTTAATGGGAAACTTAAGACCGCTAAGCGGTGAATGCTTGATCTTTGGTCACCATAGCCACGCACTGCCTGTGAGTGTTAGAAGCAAGATAGGTTTGCTTTATGAGGGATACGTGACTTATGACTATCTAATGATAAAAGATCTTTTAGAGTTGTACTCTTGTCAGTATAAATCTAGGTTTAAGCGTGAGATATTTTTCGAACTTTTTAACAAGCTTGGAGTAAGTATAAAGCAAAAAATATCCACGCTCTCACTAGGTCAAAAGTCACAAGTCGTGCTTGGACTAATTCTAGCAAGTAGTCCTAAACTGCTTATTTTAGATGATTATTCCTTAGGGCTTGATACTGGCTATAGGAGGCTATTTTGTGAGTTTTTGCACGATTTTGCAAGAAGTGGGCAAAGAAGTGTTTTGATGACAACGCATAACGTAAATGATTTGGAAAATTTGCTTGATAAAGTAGTGATCTTAAGAAAAGACAAGGAGCCTTTTGTAGGAAGTTTTGACAAATTTAGACAAGGTCTTAGAGGATTTTCTTTAGATAAAAGCAGAGATCTAAGCAATATAAAAGGTATAGAAAGCAAGACCGAACTTAACGGCGAAGTACAAATTTATGGCTTTTTAGATGAAGTTTTTAGTGATGCTAAAGAGCTAAGCTTGAGTTTTGAAGATGCATTTTTAGGATATGTAGGGAGATACTAA
- a CDS encoding phage virion morphogenesis protein, producing the protein MSIKVTGFEKIEKKLENLAKLEINVKPALRTIGEMVRNSIEDSFEKETSPFGERWKPLSSSTVFSEIRGGKKGSTIKSGKRHKKGFLKKYGVGGSRRILRRDGNNMTYSAFFI; encoded by the coding sequence ATGAGCATAAAAGTAACCGGATTTGAGAAAATAGAAAAAAAGCTTGAAAACCTTGCAAAACTAGAAATAAATGTAAAACCGGCTCTTAGAACCATAGGGGAGATGGTAAGAAACAGTATAGAAGATAGCTTTGAGAAAGAGACTAGCCCTTTTGGTGAGCGCTGGAAACCACTTAGCTCATCTACTGTTTTTTCTGAAATTAGAGGTGGCAAAAAAGGCAGTACGATAAAAAGCGGGAAGCGACATAAAAAAGGCTTTTTGAAAAAGTACGGTGTAGGTGGCAGTAGAAGAATACTTAGAAGAGATGGCAATAATATGACATATTCTGCATTTTTCATTTAA
- a CDS encoding S41 family peptidase — translation MEKKNLFQALGFGTALAIGLFTAVNLNAGTDTGQSNKLEALAKLTKTIAIVEKYYVDDLNFTAIVDKTIAGLMTNLDAHSSFLDQKAFKDMQIQTSGEFGGLGITVGMKDGALTVISPIDDTPAYKAGIKAGDVILRIDGNSTIGITIDEAVNKMRGKPKTPITITIVRKGEKKPFDINMQRDIITVESVVAKHIKDEDILYLRVTTFDQHVIDKAKEFIKKYPNVKGIVLDLRNNPGGLLNQAVGLVNLFVDKGTIVTQKGRSKSEDEAYNANPSQMITKAPLAVLVNGGSASASEIVSGALQDLKRAVVVGENTFGKGSVQVVMPIDNEEALRLTVARYYLPSSRTIQAVGVKPDVLVYPGKVPTEDDNGFNIKESDLKQHLESELDKIEPQKGGKKDESDKNIITKKEIYDDIQLKTAIDIIKVKNIK, via the coding sequence TTGGAAAAGAAAAATTTATTTCAAGCATTAGGATTTGGGACGGCTCTTGCCATAGGACTTTTTACGGCGGTAAATTTAAACGCTGGGACAGATACCGGGCAGTCAAATAAATTAGAAGCTTTAGCAAAACTTACCAAAACAATAGCAATAGTAGAAAAATATTACGTTGATGATCTAAATTTCACAGCTATAGTAGATAAAACTATAGCCGGTCTCATGACAAATCTTGACGCACACTCAAGCTTTTTAGATCAAAAAGCATTTAAAGATATGCAAATTCAAACAAGCGGCGAATTTGGTGGACTTGGTATCACTGTAGGTATGAAAGACGGTGCGCTTACAGTCATATCGCCTATAGACGATACTCCAGCGTATAAAGCGGGTATAAAAGCAGGAGATGTCATACTAAGGATAGATGGAAACTCAACTATCGGCATAACTATAGATGAAGCAGTAAATAAAATGCGCGGTAAGCCAAAAACTCCTATCACGATAACCATAGTAAGAAAAGGCGAGAAAAAACCATTTGATATAAATATGCAAAGAGATATCATCACAGTAGAATCAGTCGTAGCAAAACATATAAAAGACGAAGATATCTTATATCTTAGGGTTACTACGTTTGATCAACACGTTATAGATAAAGCAAAAGAATTTATTAAAAAATATCCAAACGTCAAAGGTATAGTTTTAGATCTTAGAAATAATCCAGGCGGACTACTAAATCAAGCAGTAGGACTTGTAAATTTATTTGTAGATAAAGGTACTATAGTTACGCAAAAAGGAAGAAGTAAAAGCGAAGATGAAGCTTACAACGCAAATCCTAGCCAAATGATCACAAAAGCTCCACTTGCTGTACTGGTAAATGGCGGTAGCGCAAGTGCTAGCGAGATAGTAAGCGGTGCTCTTCAAGACCTAAAACGCGCTGTCGTAGTCGGTGAAAATACATTTGGAAAAGGAAGTGTGCAAGTAGTCATGCCTATAGACAATGAAGAAGCCCTGAGACTAACTGTGGCTAGATACTATCTTCCAAGTAGCAGAACTATCCAAGCAGTTGGCGTAAAACCAGATGTTTTAGTATATCCTGGGAAAGTGCCGACTGAAGATGATAATGGATTTAATATCAAAGAAAGCGACTTAAAGCAACACTTAGAAAGCGAGCTTGATAAGATTGAGCCGCAAAAAGGTGGTAAAAAAGATGAGAGTGATAAAAATATCATCACAAAAAAAGAAATTTATGATGATATACAACTAAAAACGGCAATCGATATAATCAAAGTAAAAAATATCAAATAA
- a CDS encoding DUF4857 domain-containing protein, with product MRFLRIFQAFIVVVLLALFLPKFIDSIFAKSDVKVNLYYSEILDKFIIQSGQNYQILGDKNITKDEFMANLPFKFYSYLLAKGIFPERFSEFANEDKIRANSLNFMIKPSIYNQKPLEIWTIFESNPPYLKLSFNDYAIRAKKDSLEFVNLFSLKIEKELSRVYTNALKNSGFSFPIKHFFTNPTTKKPFDEGAFIVDSLNQIYHLKMIDGKPSVKKTDIKDGDLVIVSENTKKEFYAAIVSKNSVKLISYDDYKLIELPSGDYDPSTDKFALYITPISKSVVIHKKDKILGYKLDNDYAINSAFQYDILRETTAKDIKEMILPFEIRNLSSYLYGFKFEGVYVKALILNLILCCLSTLLYGRSELIRHIFVLIFGIYGFIAMIFMAP from the coding sequence ATGAGATTTTTAAGGATTTTTCAGGCTTTTATAGTTGTTGTTTTACTTGCTTTGTTTTTGCCTAAATTTATCGATAGCATTTTTGCTAAGAGTGATGTAAAAGTAAATTTATATTACTCTGAAATACTTGATAAATTTATAATTCAATCTGGTCAGAATTATCAAATTCTAGGAGATAAAAATATCACAAAAGATGAATTTATGGCGAATTTGCCATTTAAGTTTTATTCTTATTTGCTTGCAAAAGGTATTTTTCCTGAGCGTTTTAGTGAGTTTGCAAACGAAGATAAAATAAGGGCAAATTCGCTGAATTTTATGATAAAACCGAGTATTTATAATCAAAAACCGTTAGAAATTTGGACGATTTTCGAGTCAAATCCGCCTTATCTTAAGCTTAGTTTTAATGATTATGCAATTAGAGCTAAAAAAGATAGTTTGGAGTTTGTAAATCTCTTTAGCCTAAAAATAGAAAAAGAGCTTAGTAGGGTCTATACAAATGCTCTTAAAAACAGTGGTTTTAGCTTTCCCATAAAACATTTTTTTACAAATCCAACGACAAAAAAACCGTTTGATGAAGGAGCGTTTATAGTTGATAGTTTAAACCAAATTTATCATCTCAAAATGATTGATGGTAAACCGTCTGTTAAAAAGACAGACATTAAAGACGGTGATCTTGTAATAGTCAGTGAAAATACTAAAAAAGAGTTTTACGCAGCCATTGTTTCTAAAAATAGCGTAAAATTGATAAGTTATGATGACTATAAACTAATAGAGTTGCCAAGTGGCGACTATGATCCTAGTACCGATAAGTTTGCCTTATATATAACGCCTATTAGTAAAAGTGTAGTTATACATAAAAAAGATAAAATATTAGGATATAAGCTAGATAATGACTACGCCATAAACTCTGCATTCCAGTACGATATACTTAGAGAAACGACTGCTAAAGATATAAAAGAGATGATTTTACCGTTTGAGATAAGAAATTTAAGCTCATATCTTTATGGATTTAAATTTGAGGGTGTTTATGTAAAAGCATTAATTTTAAATTTGATTTTATGTTGTTTAAGTACGCTTTTATATGGAAGATCCGAGCTGATAAGGCATATTTTTGTTTTAATATTTGGTATTTACGGATTTATAGCCATGATATTTATGGCGCCGTAA